One part of the Tachysurus vachellii isolate PV-2020 chromosome 6, HZAU_Pvac_v1, whole genome shotgun sequence genome encodes these proteins:
- the c6h10orf53 gene encoding UPF0728 protein C10orf53 homolog, with product MPSLVTVRYGPYESCGVVNHKTFRVEGLQAVLRDCGYVCVLEETPDWNQVEVVVHGERVYKCDINKLEFGGDGRLDPLCQEAIEAVRNAFQQHQI from the exons ATGCCTTCACTGGTCACTGTACGATATGGTCCTTACGAATCGTGTGGAGTCGTTAATCACAAGACTTTCCGCGTAGAAGGCCTGCAAG CGGTTCTGAGAGACTGCGGCTACGTGTGTGTTCTTGAGGAAACGCCTGACTGGAACCAAGTGGAGGTGGTGGTTCATGGAGAAAGAGTCTATAAATGCGACATCAACAAACTGGAGTTTG GAGGTGATGGGAGGCTTGATCCACTGTGCCAAGAGGCCATAGAAGCAGTAAGGAATGCATTCCAACAACACCAAATATGA
- the ogdhl gene encoding 2-oxoglutarate dehydrogenase-like, mitochondrial isoform X1: MSRFHSLASLRGLWMRARVWDPHRCCSSGTPLNTSYVEEMYYAWLEDHKNVHKSWDAYFRNAQADSPVREAGERRLSALLQGRANSQTPAMSQRVVEDHLAVYNLVRAYQIRGHHVAQLDPLGILTADNDSFVPSDLITTLDKLGFYSLDESDLDKTFQLPSTTFIGGQEAVLTLREIIRRLEASYCGHIGVEFMFINNIEQCQWIRQKFETPGIMKFTDREKRTLLARLVRSTRFEDFLARKWSSEKRFGLEGCEVLIPALKMIIDKSSAAGIESVIMGMPHRGRLNVLANVVRKDLDQIFCQFDPKLEAAEEGSGDVKYHLGMYHERINRETDKNITLSLMANPSHLEAVDPVVQGKTKAEQFYRGDNEGKKVMSILLHGDAAFAGQGVVYETFHLSELPSYTTHGTIHVVVNNQIGFTTDPRMARSSPYPTDVARVVNAPIFHVNADDPEAVMYVCRVAAEWRNTFNKDVVIDLVCYRRFGHNEMDEPMFTQPLMYKQICKQEHVLKKYADKLILEGVVTLQEFEEEVAKYDKICEEAYTSSKDEKILHIRHWLDSPWPNFFTDEGEPKSMSYPPTGLPEDVLKHIGQAASSVPQKDFSIHSGVSRILRGRADMVSKRTVDWALGEYMAFGSLLKDGVHVRLSGQDVERGTFSHRHHVLHDQEVDKRICVPMNHLWQNQAPYTVCNSSLSEYGVLGFELGFAMASPNALVCWEAQFGDFHNTAQCIIDQFISPGQAKWVRNNGIVLLLPHGMEGMGPEHSSARPERFLQMSKDDPDRYQEFTGDFEVQQLYDCNWIVVNCSTPANYFHVLRRQILLPFRKPLIIFTPKSLLRLPEARSSFDEMTPETKFKRIIPDEGPASKIPGTVKRVIFCTGKVYYELAKERQQLGLEDRVAIVRMEQISPFPYDLIKKELQMYGNAELIWCQEEHKNMGYYDYIRPRFLSVLSNEKPIWYVGRDPAAAPATGNKFTHLAELKKFITTAFDLNAFEGKSF; the protein is encoded by the exons ATGAGTCGATTTCACTCCCTGGCCTCTCTCAGGGGTCTGTGGATGAGGGCTCGTGTGTGGGACCCTCACCGATGCTGTTCCTCTGGAACACCCCTCAATACAAGCTATGTGGAAGAGATGTACTATGCCTGGCTTGAGGACCACAAAAACGTTCACAAG TCTTGGGATGCCTATTTCCGAAACGCCCAAGCCGACAGTCCAGTTAGAGAAGCTGGGGAAAGGCGTCTGTCTGCTCTTCTCCAGGGTCGAGCCAATTCACAGACACCTGCAATGTCTCAGAGAGTGGTGGAGGATCACCTAGCTGTCTACAACCTTGTCAGAGCCTACCag ATCCGTGGCCATCATGTAGCTCAGCTTGATCCTCTTGGCATCCTCACAGCGGACAATGATTCTTTTGTCCCCTCGGATTTGATAACAACACTTGACAAACTTG GCTTCTATAGCTTGGATGAATCTGATCTAGACAAGACCTTCCAGTTGCCATCAACAACATTTATTGGTGGTCAGGAGGCTGTACTTACACTTAGGGAAATTATTCGCAGACTTGAG GCCTCATACTGTGGTCATATTGGTGTGGAATTCATGTTTATTAACAATATCGAGCAATGCCAATGGATCAGGCAAAAGTTTGAGACTCCGGGCATCATGAAATTTACTGACAGAGAGAAGAGGACCTTACTGGCACGGCTGGTGCGTTCAACACG CTTTGAGGACTTTCTGGCTCGTAAATGGTCTTCTGAGAAACGCTTTGGCTTAGAGGGCTGTGAGGTCCTCATCCCTGCTCTGAAGATGATCATCGACAAATCTAGTGCAGCTGGAATTGAGAGTGTAATTATGGGCATGCCTCACAG AGGTCGACTGAATGTCTTGGCCAATGTTGTCAGGAAAGATCTTGATCAGATTTTCTGCCAATTCGATCCCAAACTAGAGGCTGCAGAAGAG GGCTCGGGAGATGTGAAGTATCATCTGGGTATGTACCATGAGCGGATCAACAGGGAGACTGATAAGAACATCACTCTGTCTCTTATGGCTAACCCATCTCACCTTGAGGCAGTGGACCCTGTCGTACAGGGCAAAACTAAAGCTGAGCAGTTCTACAGAGGAGACAATGAGGGGAAGAAG GTGATGTCCATTCTCCTGCATGGTGACGCTGCATTCGCTGGTCAAGGAGTTGTCTATGAAACTTTCCACCTCAGTGAGCTTCCCTCATATACCACTCATGGCACCATTCACGTTGTTGTCAACAACCAG ATTGGCTTCACTACTGATCCGCGAATGGCGCGCTCCTCTCCTTACCCCACTGATGTGGCTCGTGTGGTCAACGCACCCATTTTCCATGTCAACGCTGATGACCCTGAGGCTGTGATGTATGTTTGCAGAGTGGCTGCAGAATGGAGAAATACCTTTAACAAGGACGTGGTCATAGATCTG gtttGTTACCGGCGCTTTGGCCACAATGAAATGGATGAACCCATGTTCACACAACCTCTCATGTACAAGCAAATCTGCAAGCAGGAGCATGTGCTAAAAAAATATGCAGACAAGCTCATTTTGGAGGGAGTGGTTACTCTGCAGGAGTTTGAG GAAGAAGTGGCTAAGTATGACAAAATTTGTGAAGAAGCATACACTAGCTCCAAAGATGAAAAGATACTCCATATCCGTCACTGGCTGGACTCACCCTGGCCaa ATTTTTTCACAGATGAGGGGGAACCAAAGTCTATGAGCTATCCTCCCACAGGGCTTCCCGAGGATGTCCTGAAGCACATCGGCCAGGCTGCCAGCTCTGTTCCTCAGAAAGACTTCTCCATTCACAGTG GAGTGTCGCGGATCTTGCGAGGCCGTGCCGACATGGTTAGCAAGCGTACAGTGGACTGGGCTCTTGGGGAGTACATGGCCTTTGGTTCCCTGCTGAAGGATGGTGTCCATGTGAGACTGAGTGGGCAAGATGTAGAGCGGGGAACATTCAG TCATCGTCATCACGTCCTGCATGATCAGGAAGTGGATAAGCGCATTTGTGTTCCAATGAACCATCTATGGCAGAACCAAGCACCTTACACGGTGTGCAACAGCTCCCTGTCTGAGTATGGAGTTTTAG GTTTTGAGCTGGGTTTTGCTATGGCCAGTCCCAATGCCCTGGTATGCTGGGAAGCCCAGTTTGGCGATTTCCACAACACGGCACAGTGCATCATAGACCAGTTCATCAGTCCAGGTCAGGCCAAGTGGGTCCGAAACAACGGCATTGTCCTTCTGCTACCTCATGGCATGGAAGGAATG GGCCCAGAGCACTCATCAGCAAGGCCTGAGCGTTTCTTGCAGATGAGCAAGGATGACCCTGATCGCTATCAG GAATTCACTGGAGATTTTGAGGTCCAACAGCTCTATGACTGTAACTGGATTGTTGTCAACTGCTCGACACCTGCTAACTACTTTCATGTGCTGAGGAGGCAGATCTTATTACCATTCAGAAAGCCA CTAATTATTTTTACTCCAAAGTCCTTACTGAGGCTCCCTGAGGCCCGCTCCAGCTTTGATGAGATGACCCCAG AAACCAAGTTTAAAAGAATCATACCAGATGAGGGTCCTGCATCTAAAATCCCAGGCACTGTGAAGAGGGTCATCTTCTGCACTGGCAAAGTCTACTATGAGCTAGCAAAAGAGAGACAACAACTTGGACTGGAAGATAGGGTTGCAATTGTTCGAATGGAGCAG ATATCTCCATTTCCTTATGACCTTATCAAGAAAGAACTTCAGATGTATGGCAATGCTGAGCTCATATGGTGTCAGGAAGAGCATAAGAACATGGGTTATTATGACTACATAAGACCACGCTTCCTTAGTGTGCTCTCCAACGAGAAACCAATATG GTATGTTGGTCGTGACCCTGCTGCAGCTCCTGCCACAGGAAACAAATTCACACACCTTGCAGAGCTAAAGAAGTTCATAACCACTGCATTCGACCTTAATGCATTTGAGGGCAAGAGCTTTTAA
- the ogdhl gene encoding 2-oxoglutarate dehydrogenase-like, mitochondrial isoform X2 — MFFFIYIYACIVCHTIFCHTVLLSLHISFYSLDESDLDKTFQLPSTTFIGGQEAVLTLREIIRRLEASYCGHIGVEFMFINNIEQCQWIRQKFETPGIMKFTDREKRTLLARLVRSTRFEDFLARKWSSEKRFGLEGCEVLIPALKMIIDKSSAAGIESVIMGMPHRGRLNVLANVVRKDLDQIFCQFDPKLEAAEEGSGDVKYHLGMYHERINRETDKNITLSLMANPSHLEAVDPVVQGKTKAEQFYRGDNEGKKVMSILLHGDAAFAGQGVVYETFHLSELPSYTTHGTIHVVVNNQIGFTTDPRMARSSPYPTDVARVVNAPIFHVNADDPEAVMYVCRVAAEWRNTFNKDVVIDLVCYRRFGHNEMDEPMFTQPLMYKQICKQEHVLKKYADKLILEGVVTLQEFEEEVAKYDKICEEAYTSSKDEKILHIRHWLDSPWPNFFTDEGEPKSMSYPPTGLPEDVLKHIGQAASSVPQKDFSIHSGVSRILRGRADMVSKRTVDWALGEYMAFGSLLKDGVHVRLSGQDVERGTFSHRHHVLHDQEVDKRICVPMNHLWQNQAPYTVCNSSLSEYGVLGFELGFAMASPNALVCWEAQFGDFHNTAQCIIDQFISPGQAKWVRNNGIVLLLPHGMEGMGPEHSSARPERFLQMSKDDPDRYQEFTGDFEVQQLYDCNWIVVNCSTPANYFHVLRRQILLPFRKPLIIFTPKSLLRLPEARSSFDEMTPETKFKRIIPDEGPASKIPGTVKRVIFCTGKVYYELAKERQQLGLEDRVAIVRMEQISPFPYDLIKKELQMYGNAELIWCQEEHKNMGYYDYIRPRFLSVLSNEKPIWYVGRDPAAAPATGNKFTHLAELKKFITTAFDLNAFEGKSF; from the exons atgttttttttcatttatatatatgcCTGTATTGTATGTCACACTATATTTTGTCATACTGTTTTACTGAGCCTCCACATAA GCTTCTATAGCTTGGATGAATCTGATCTAGACAAGACCTTCCAGTTGCCATCAACAACATTTATTGGTGGTCAGGAGGCTGTACTTACACTTAGGGAAATTATTCGCAGACTTGAG GCCTCATACTGTGGTCATATTGGTGTGGAATTCATGTTTATTAACAATATCGAGCAATGCCAATGGATCAGGCAAAAGTTTGAGACTCCGGGCATCATGAAATTTACTGACAGAGAGAAGAGGACCTTACTGGCACGGCTGGTGCGTTCAACACG CTTTGAGGACTTTCTGGCTCGTAAATGGTCTTCTGAGAAACGCTTTGGCTTAGAGGGCTGTGAGGTCCTCATCCCTGCTCTGAAGATGATCATCGACAAATCTAGTGCAGCTGGAATTGAGAGTGTAATTATGGGCATGCCTCACAG AGGTCGACTGAATGTCTTGGCCAATGTTGTCAGGAAAGATCTTGATCAGATTTTCTGCCAATTCGATCCCAAACTAGAGGCTGCAGAAGAG GGCTCGGGAGATGTGAAGTATCATCTGGGTATGTACCATGAGCGGATCAACAGGGAGACTGATAAGAACATCACTCTGTCTCTTATGGCTAACCCATCTCACCTTGAGGCAGTGGACCCTGTCGTACAGGGCAAAACTAAAGCTGAGCAGTTCTACAGAGGAGACAATGAGGGGAAGAAG GTGATGTCCATTCTCCTGCATGGTGACGCTGCATTCGCTGGTCAAGGAGTTGTCTATGAAACTTTCCACCTCAGTGAGCTTCCCTCATATACCACTCATGGCACCATTCACGTTGTTGTCAACAACCAG ATTGGCTTCACTACTGATCCGCGAATGGCGCGCTCCTCTCCTTACCCCACTGATGTGGCTCGTGTGGTCAACGCACCCATTTTCCATGTCAACGCTGATGACCCTGAGGCTGTGATGTATGTTTGCAGAGTGGCTGCAGAATGGAGAAATACCTTTAACAAGGACGTGGTCATAGATCTG gtttGTTACCGGCGCTTTGGCCACAATGAAATGGATGAACCCATGTTCACACAACCTCTCATGTACAAGCAAATCTGCAAGCAGGAGCATGTGCTAAAAAAATATGCAGACAAGCTCATTTTGGAGGGAGTGGTTACTCTGCAGGAGTTTGAG GAAGAAGTGGCTAAGTATGACAAAATTTGTGAAGAAGCATACACTAGCTCCAAAGATGAAAAGATACTCCATATCCGTCACTGGCTGGACTCACCCTGGCCaa ATTTTTTCACAGATGAGGGGGAACCAAAGTCTATGAGCTATCCTCCCACAGGGCTTCCCGAGGATGTCCTGAAGCACATCGGCCAGGCTGCCAGCTCTGTTCCTCAGAAAGACTTCTCCATTCACAGTG GAGTGTCGCGGATCTTGCGAGGCCGTGCCGACATGGTTAGCAAGCGTACAGTGGACTGGGCTCTTGGGGAGTACATGGCCTTTGGTTCCCTGCTGAAGGATGGTGTCCATGTGAGACTGAGTGGGCAAGATGTAGAGCGGGGAACATTCAG TCATCGTCATCACGTCCTGCATGATCAGGAAGTGGATAAGCGCATTTGTGTTCCAATGAACCATCTATGGCAGAACCAAGCACCTTACACGGTGTGCAACAGCTCCCTGTCTGAGTATGGAGTTTTAG GTTTTGAGCTGGGTTTTGCTATGGCCAGTCCCAATGCCCTGGTATGCTGGGAAGCCCAGTTTGGCGATTTCCACAACACGGCACAGTGCATCATAGACCAGTTCATCAGTCCAGGTCAGGCCAAGTGGGTCCGAAACAACGGCATTGTCCTTCTGCTACCTCATGGCATGGAAGGAATG GGCCCAGAGCACTCATCAGCAAGGCCTGAGCGTTTCTTGCAGATGAGCAAGGATGACCCTGATCGCTATCAG GAATTCACTGGAGATTTTGAGGTCCAACAGCTCTATGACTGTAACTGGATTGTTGTCAACTGCTCGACACCTGCTAACTACTTTCATGTGCTGAGGAGGCAGATCTTATTACCATTCAGAAAGCCA CTAATTATTTTTACTCCAAAGTCCTTACTGAGGCTCCCTGAGGCCCGCTCCAGCTTTGATGAGATGACCCCAG AAACCAAGTTTAAAAGAATCATACCAGATGAGGGTCCTGCATCTAAAATCCCAGGCACTGTGAAGAGGGTCATCTTCTGCACTGGCAAAGTCTACTATGAGCTAGCAAAAGAGAGACAACAACTTGGACTGGAAGATAGGGTTGCAATTGTTCGAATGGAGCAG ATATCTCCATTTCCTTATGACCTTATCAAGAAAGAACTTCAGATGTATGGCAATGCTGAGCTCATATGGTGTCAGGAAGAGCATAAGAACATGGGTTATTATGACTACATAAGACCACGCTTCCTTAGTGTGCTCTCCAACGAGAAACCAATATG GTATGTTGGTCGTGACCCTGCTGCAGCTCCTGCCACAGGAAACAAATTCACACACCTTGCAGAGCTAAAGAAGTTCATAACCACTGCATTCGACCTTAATGCATTTGAGGGCAAGAGCTTTTAA